In Streptomyces sp. NBC_00569, a single genomic region encodes these proteins:
- a CDS encoding carbohydrate ABC transporter permease, producing the protein MTVAVDSTAAKTRGGRAPRPGPFGRLRRSYQKHWYAYAMIAPVVVVLGVLVIYPLVRGFYLTLTDADSLNSARTIGVNHIDATYRFIGFDNYADILWGPTSYDRFWSHFIWTIVWTALCVALHYVIGLGLAMLLNQKMRGRTFYRLLLILPWAVPTFVTVFSWRIMLSDSGIINSVLGSLHLPQPQWLEDTFFQRSAAVLVNTWCGVPFMMVSLLGGLQSIDPVLYEAAEMDGASPWQRFWNVTLPGLRSVSSTVVLLGVIWTFNQFNVIFLLFGNTAPDAQILVTWAYYLGFGQQPRDYAQSAAYGVLLLSLLAVFTSFYYRWLNRNEQLA; encoded by the coding sequence ATGACAGTCGCCGTCGACAGCACGGCCGCCAAGACGCGCGGCGGCCGCGCGCCGCGCCCCGGCCCGTTCGGGCGCCTGCGGCGCTCGTACCAGAAGCACTGGTACGCGTACGCGATGATCGCGCCGGTCGTCGTCGTGCTCGGGGTCCTCGTGATCTATCCCCTGGTACGGGGCTTCTACCTGACGCTCACCGACGCCGACAGCCTCAACTCGGCGCGCACGATCGGCGTCAACCACATCGACGCCACGTACCGGTTCATCGGGTTCGACAACTACGCCGACATCCTGTGGGGCCCGACCTCCTACGACCGCTTCTGGTCGCACTTCATCTGGACGATCGTGTGGACGGCGCTCTGCGTCGCCCTGCACTACGTCATCGGGCTCGGCCTCGCGATGCTCCTCAACCAGAAGATGCGCGGACGCACCTTCTACCGGCTGCTGCTCATCCTGCCGTGGGCCGTACCGACGTTCGTCACCGTGTTCTCGTGGCGGATCATGCTCTCGGACTCCGGGATCATCAACTCTGTGCTCGGCTCGCTGCATCTGCCGCAGCCGCAGTGGCTGGAGGACACCTTCTTCCAGCGCTCGGCCGCCGTCCTGGTCAACACCTGGTGCGGAGTGCCGTTCATGATGGTGTCGCTGCTCGGCGGCCTCCAGTCGATCGACCCGGTGCTCTACGAGGCCGCGGAGATGGACGGCGCGAGCCCCTGGCAGCGCTTCTGGAACGTCACACTGCCGGGCCTCAGGTCGGTCAGCTCCACGGTCGTACTGCTCGGCGTCATCTGGACGTTCAACCAGTTCAACGTCATCTTCCTGCTGTTCGGCAACACCGCGCCCGACGCCCAGATCCTCGTCACCTGGGCCTACTACCTGGGCTTCGGCCAGCAGCCGCGCGACTACGCCCAGTCCGCCGCGTACGGCGTGCTGCTCCTGTCGCTCCTCGCCGTCTTCACCTCCTTCTACTACCGCTGGCTGAACCGCAATGAGCAGCTCGCCTGA
- a CDS encoding sugar ABC transporter permease encodes MSTTTVDTPAAGAQPVTEAVRPRRARRRGERSRLATFLSHGVLSVASLIALFPIAWLVYLSLGPDKDDYLHPGRILDKATFSNYSFVLEHTNFFKWLESTLIVSLGTTVVGVLFAATTGYAVSRMRFPGHRKLMWILLLTQAFPIAVLIVPMYEILGDLGLIDTYGGLILVYCSTAVPYCAWLLKGYFDTIPYEIDEAGRIDGLSPFGTFARLIVPLAKPGLAVAAFYSFITAFGEVAFASTFMLDDEKYTFAVGLRSFVSEHDAQWNYMAATAVLIAIPVSAFFYLVQRNLVTGLTAGGTKG; translated from the coding sequence ATGAGCACCACGACCGTCGACACCCCGGCGGCCGGCGCGCAGCCGGTCACCGAAGCCGTCCGCCCCCGCCGGGCACGCCGGCGCGGCGAACGCAGCCGCCTCGCGACGTTCCTCTCGCACGGCGTGCTGAGCGTCGCGAGCCTGATAGCCCTGTTCCCGATCGCCTGGCTGGTCTATCTGTCGCTCGGCCCGGACAAGGACGACTACCTCCACCCCGGGCGCATCCTCGACAAGGCGACGTTCTCGAACTACTCGTTCGTCCTGGAACACACCAACTTCTTCAAGTGGCTCGAGTCCACGCTGATCGTGTCCCTGGGCACGACGGTCGTCGGCGTCCTGTTCGCCGCCACCACCGGCTACGCGGTCTCGCGCATGCGCTTCCCCGGCCACCGCAAGCTGATGTGGATCCTGCTGCTCACGCAGGCGTTCCCGATCGCCGTCCTGATCGTGCCGATGTACGAGATCCTCGGCGACCTCGGCCTGATCGACACGTACGGCGGGCTCATCCTCGTGTACTGCTCGACCGCGGTGCCGTACTGCGCGTGGCTCCTCAAGGGCTACTTCGACACCATCCCGTACGAGATCGACGAGGCCGGCCGCATCGACGGGCTCTCGCCCTTCGGCACCTTCGCCCGCCTCATCGTCCCGCTGGCCAAACCGGGCCTCGCGGTCGCGGCGTTCTACAGCTTCATCACCGCGTTCGGCGAGGTCGCCTTCGCCTCCACGTTCATGCTCGACGACGAGAAGTACACCTTCGCCGTGGGCCTGCGCAGCTTCGTCAGCGAGCACGACGCGCAGTGGAACTACATGGCGGCGACTGCG